In one window of Phalacrocorax carbo chromosome 22, bPhaCar2.1, whole genome shotgun sequence DNA:
- the GJA9 gene encoding gap junction alpha-9 protein, producing MGDWNFLGGILEEVHIHSTIIGKIWLTILFIFRMLVLGVATEDVWNDEQSEFICNTEQPGCRNVCYDEAFPISLIRYWVLQVIFVSSPSLVYMGHALYRLRALEKERQKKKAQVRVELESTELEMTENRKRLERELRQLDQRKLNKAPLRGSLLCTYVIHIFTRSVVEVGFMIGQYLLYGFHLDPLYKCQRDPCPNTVDCFVSRPTEKTVFILFMQSIATVSLLLNILEIIHLGFRKIKMGLCGPNKNKDDPDNFYVNKSKKYSVIPHSSLGISTTPQKTLPSALSGYSFLMEKQTDAVVYPGLNSPPMFQSVQNNCTEHSSNYTHRNQENKSPKQRPATNALDNQTQNTSTNNNEGFLGELGTEAHDAQKEAEKKHFLGGTQNADIASSMCFRSFAEMPPQTSLQPDANFPITGFRRQHGICSSWNCSAMVESAGASTNFLPKNSNSRQSSFSANKAQPPYNAGVKNSSRPDTPDSTGEVSSESKQSRNCDSPKPSSLSRRLSLSSNASSRRAPTDLQI from the coding sequence ATGGGAGACTGGAATTTCCTCGGAGGCATTTTAGAGGAGGTCCACATTCATTCCACCATTATTGGAAAGATTTGGCTAACAATCCTCTTCATATTTCGAATGCTTGTCCTTGGAGTGGCAACTGAGGATGTTTGGAACGATGAACAATCAGAATTTATATGCAATACTGAGCAACCTGGTTGTAGAAACGTGTGCTATGATGAGGCCTTTCCCATCTCTCTCATAAGATACTGGGTCTTGCAAGTCATATTTGTGTCTTCCCCTTCCTTGGTGTACATGGGTCATGCTTTATACAGACTAAGAGCCTTGGAAAAagagaggcaaaaaaagaaagctcagGTAAGAGTGGAACTTGAAAGCACTGAAttagaaatgactgaaaatcGGAAAAGGCTGGAGAGAGAGCTCCGGCAGCTGGATcaaagaaaactaaacaaagcACCCCTGAGAGGCTCTTTGCTCTGCACTTACGTGATACATATTTTCACAAGATCTGTAGTGGAAGTCGGTTTTATGATTGGGCAGTATCTTCTTTATGGCTTTCATCTAGATCCCCTTTATAAATGTCAGAGAGATCCATGTCCAAACACAGTTGACTGCTTTGTATCTAGACCAACAGAAAAGACAGTGTTCATATTATTCATGCAATCAATAGCGACTGTATCACTGCTTTTAAATATCCTAGAAATTATCCATCTAGGGTTCcgaaaaattaaaatgggacTATGCGGGCCGAATAAAAACAAGGATGATCCTGACAATTTCTACGTAAACAAATCTAAGAAATACTCTGTGATACCACACTCTTCTTTGGGAATATCCACCACCCCTCAAAAGACTCTTCCTTCTGCACTTAGTGGTTATtcctttttaatggaaaagcaaaCCGACGCTGTGGTCTACCCGGGTCTAAATTCTCCTCCCATGTTTCAGTCTGTGCAGAATAACTGTACAGAACACAGCAGCAATTACACCCATCGCaatcaggaaaataaatcaccAAAGCAAAGGCCGGCTACAAATGCTTTAGACAATCAGACTCAAAATACCAGCACAAATAATAATGAAGGCTTCCTTGGCGAGCTTGGGACCGAAGCACATGATGCTcaaaaggaagctgaaaagaaacatttccttgGTGGTACTCAGAATGCAGATATAGCTTCAAGCATGTGCTTCAGAAGCTTTGCTGAAATGCCACCTCAAACTTCACTGCAACCCGATGCAAATTTTCCTATTACTGGTTTCAGAAGACAACATGGAATCTGTTCGTCTTGGAATTGCTCAGCAATGGTTGAGAGTGCAGGTGCTTCAACAAATTTTCTTCCGAAGAACAGCAACAGTAGACAAAGCAGTTTCAGTGCCAACAAAGCCCAACCTCCATATAATGCTGGTGTAAAAAATTCTAGCCGACCAGACACTCCTGACTCTACAGGGGAGGTGAGCTCAGAATCTAAACAAAGTAGAAACTGTGATAGTCCTAAGCCTTCCTCTCTGTCTAGGCGACTGTCACTGTCAAGTAATGCCAGCAGCAGGCGTGCCCCCACTGACCTGCAAATATAG